A genomic segment from Verrucomicrobiia bacterium encodes:
- the hoxU gene encoding bidirectional hydrogenase complex protein HoxU — protein MAAKTLTIDGKQISAEEGATILQAATEAGIAIPTLCHLEGVYDVGACRLCIVEVAGIPKLLPACTTRVVEGMDIKTDSERLRKYRRMILELLFAERNHVCAVCVSNGNCELQSLAYSNGMDHVRYEYNFPKWGVDTTHGLFGMDHNRCVLCGRCVRACWHIEGAGTKNVAGRGGKSRIITDLNMPWGEADSCTSCGKCVQSCPTGALFHKGSTVGEMERDRGKLEFIVTAREKKQWVAAD, from the coding sequence ATGGCGGCCAAAACCCTGACCATTGACGGCAAGCAGATCAGCGCCGAGGAAGGCGCCACCATTTTGCAGGCGGCGACCGAGGCCGGCATCGCGATTCCGACCCTGTGCCACCTGGAGGGTGTTTATGACGTTGGCGCATGCCGGTTGTGCATTGTGGAAGTGGCGGGCATTCCGAAGCTGCTCCCCGCCTGCACCACCCGCGTCGTCGAGGGCATGGACATCAAAACGGACAGCGAGCGTCTCCGCAAATACCGCCGCATGATCCTCGAACTGCTCTTCGCCGAGCGGAACCATGTCTGCGCCGTGTGCGTGTCCAACGGCAACTGCGAACTCCAGTCCCTCGCCTATTCCAACGGCATGGACCACGTGCGCTACGAATACAACTTCCCCAAGTGGGGCGTGGACACGACGCACGGCCTGTTTGGCATGGATCACAACCGCTGCGTGCTGTGCGGCCGCTGCGTGCGCGCCTGCTGGCACATCGAAGGCGCCGGCACAAAGAACGTCGCCGGGCGCGGCGGCAAGTCGCGCATCATCACCGATCTCAACATGCCGTGGGGCGAGGCCGATTCCTGCACCTCGTGCGGCAAGTGCGTGCAGTCCTGTCCCACTGGCGCGCTGTTCCACAAAGGCTCCACCGTCGGCGAAATGGAACGCGACCGCGGCAAGCTGGAGTTCATCGTCACGGCACGGGAAAAGAAACAGTGGGTTGCCGCAGATTAA